Proteins from a single region of Mytilus trossulus isolate FHL-02 chromosome 2, PNRI_Mtr1.1.1.hap1, whole genome shotgun sequence:
- the LOC134705722 gene encoding neural cell adhesion molecule L1-like protein: MIDVYPEVTNVWWTKDDGLIDIIDSRYSGSTPQEPSLKISTTSTDDIGYYRCCANNSIGVNCSNGTILGFLFHKQSEKNITFGEKITIDCAVESYPPITNSTEITWSLNGSCVNTKNIIKYQQPTPISLTINNATFGDQGEYICAVEKDMINGTSGGFLLNVNGDFPNVNSNIIYNTVQHSAFVSVNESTDSILILTCSYESFPNATGLIWEKQNGDNTHPLSGKATGGTLDNPNITFTSVEKSDEGNYTCYVTNAVGKRAGNSVYIQVNESTTCQCLCSFKQKLEFWKNKNFTKEEMLEYMAPFLKKTLEEMKLEQNKLSKNIRKRTSAKDDRKSSQQIGLVGIVFIAATFGVIIVFDIIAIKRYLLNIREAFNRV, translated from the exons ATGATTGACGTATATCCAGAAGTAACGAATGTTTGGTGGACGAAAGACGACGGACTAATAGATATAATTGATAGTCGGTACAGCGGGTCTACTCCACAAGAACCATCACTCAAAATATCAACGACTTCTACAGACGATATTGGATATTACAGATGCTGTGCAAACAATTCCATAGGTGTCAACTGCAGTAACGGTACTATACTTGGAT ttctaTTTCACAAGCAATCTGAGAAAAACATTACATTTGGGGAAAAAATTACCATCGACTGTGCCGTAGAGTCCTATCCACCGATTACTAATTCAACAGAAATAACTTGGTCATTAAATGGAAGCTGTGTTAATactaaaaacataataaaatatcagCAGCCAACACCCATTAGCCTGACCATCAATAATGCCACGTTTGGTGACCAAGGGGAGTACATATGTGCTGTTGAAAAAGATATGATTAACGGGACCAGTGGTGGATTTTTGCTTAATGTAAATGGAG ACTTTCCGAATGTGAACAGTAACATCATTTACAACACAGTGCAACACTCAGCGTTTGTAAGTGTAAACGAGTCTACAGACTCTATTTTGATACTGACTTGTAGTTATGAATCCTTCCCAAATGCAACAGGTCTAATCTGGGAAAAGCAAAACGGTGATAATACACACCCATTGTCAGGAAAAGCCACTGGTGGTACTTTGGATAACCCAAACATCACGTTCACTTCGGTAGAAAAATCTGACGAAGGAAATTATACGTGCTATGTCACAAATGCAGTAGGGAAACGTGCTGGAAACTCAGTATACATACAAGTTAATGAAT CAACAACGTGTCAATGTCTCTGTTCATTCAAACAAAAGCTTGAGTTTTGGAAGAATAAAAATTTTACGAAGGAAGAAATGTTAGAATATATGGCACCTTTCTTGAAGAAAACCCTGGAGGAAATGAAGCTTGAACAGAACAAATTGTCCAAAAACATCCGCAAGCGTACAAGTGCTAAGGATGACAGGAAATCTTCTCAGCAGATTGGATTAGTGGGTATAGTTTTCATCGCCGCTACTTTCGGAGTGATAATTGTATTCGATATCATTGCCATCAAACGATATTTGCTAAACATTAGAGAAGCTTTTAATAgagtttaa